The genomic stretch TTGCCAGAATATGACTCTATCTTCTTGAGTAAATCCTAGATGCCTGGTCTTTTTCAGGGCTCCAGGAAGCATTAACAGTGAAAGCATTAAAAAGCAtcgaaccaatccaaatgtccatcagtgatagactggattaagaaaatgtggcacatatacaccatggaatactatgccaccataaaaaggatgagttcatctcttttgcagggacatggatgaagctggaaaccatcattctcagcaaaatatcgcaaggacagaaaaccaaacaccacatgttctcactcgtaattgggagttgaacaatgagaatacacggacacagtgaggggaatatcacacacccgggcctgtcggggggtgggggattaggggagggatagcattaggagaaatacctaatgtaggtgacgggttgataggtgcagcaaaccaccatggcacgtgtatacctatgtaacaaagctgcaagttccacacatgtaccccagaacttaaagtattaaggaaaaaaaaaaaaagcatcatctGGTCTCAGTAGAAGTTCTTGAGACACCACAGTATCCTTTGGTGAGTGTTTCTTGATATCGGTAATAGGGCAGTTTCTGATTATTTCTTGAGGCATGTGCTCATTTTTTGAGTCGTGTGCAGGTATATGAATTCTATATCCTAAGATGACATCTGAGGACTTACTTTTGATATATCTTCACCTTCAAACTGTCTAAAATATTCCCCTCTTTATCTTTGAAATGATATAGATTTATCTTCTCTATGTTTGCCATAATGAGACTTTTGGGGGCACACGTGTGTGTCACAGACATCCCAAGATCATGATGATAAGCTAATGCTTTACTCATAGTGCCCAATTTATATCTATATCCAGGAATGAAAATGTCTTCAGCATCTCAGGTAATAAGGAGTTATCAGGCATACCTAGAGAAAAGAAGTGCTTTTAAGAACATAGTGGTAATGTACTTTGGCTTTGGAATTCAACAGAACTACAGTTGGTCCTTCATATTTGTGGGTTCCAcattcatggattcaaccaatcTTGGGtcaaaaatattggaaaaaaaacttcCATCTACACTGAACATGCACGGATTTTTTCCcctgtcattattccctaaacaatatagaaTATCAATTATTTACATAGCGTTTACATTGTATCAGGCATGATGAGTGATTTAGAAAGTATTTAAAGCATAAAGGAGTATGTGCATAGGCTACATGCAAACACTTCCATTTTAGGTATGGAACATGAGCATCCACAGATGTTGCTATCCAGgagaggtcctggaaccaacctCTCACAGATATCGAGAAACGATGATACCTCAAATACTTTTCCTGCCTctttttcaaaatctgaaacctTGGCAAGGGACATAACCTCTTTAAATCCCAGTTTATATACAATGGGCATGATAATAGCTCCTTTTTCCAAGGGTCATAATTAGCactaactgaaattatttttatagcacCTACCATAGATCCAGCACAGGTAAGCACATTTCTATTGTAATCTGATTACAATAGAATGTAAGCACATATATAAAGATTATAATTAGAGCTTATGTTTCTATTTACATTTCAATGTGCTTAGGCACATTGTTCTTAAATGTGCACAATGTTCTTAAATGTGCTTAGGCACATTGAAATGTAAATAGAAACATAAGCtctaattataatattttgaaaacaaatgctgcatattattttaattatcatgATAGGTGATAGATATATAGGCCTTTTAATATTTGAACCATTTATCTCTTTCTACTCTTTTGTTACTACATAGAAGTCTGGCTATTTTCATTAAAAGGTTTTATCcttagttaaaattattttatcatttactaccagaAGTAAATTTACTGAATTAAAGTGGCATCTATGATCGAATCATTTTCCAGAAATTAACATACAAATTACACTTAAATCAAGAAAGTATGAATGTTTCTACATTGCCATGCCCTTATTTGCATAGCATGTTGTCATGAAAATTCCTCTGttattttgaaagtttaaaacaCCAATGATACGATTTAACTTTCCATTATTGCATTTTTGGATGTAGTTGAACATTGTTTTATGCTTCTTTGTAGTTGTATTTCTTTTACTGTTAACTTTGTCATACAGTTTTTCTTAATCTATTGTATTTATCTTAATATtgagatatttaatttttgatatttaagATAGTAATCTCTTCCATagagtatttttataaatatttttgaaatgtttaaattttaccatttttgttacagagaaaatttaatttttaaagattatatctatttgtctttctctgtgaTTCTTGTCTATTGCTGCTGTTTACAAAGTCTTCACAAAGGAAAgatttaaatgcttatattattttctctattttcttttttgtcactgATTTTCATTTAGTTActtaattcattttgaaattaGTTTTGTGGGAATTGAGAGATAAGCCACCAAATAGCTAactattgaataattttttttctaattcagttttgatttctgtcttcactttcttatttcttgcacatatatataaacatttcctttttcttagtgTTTCCAGAGGCTCAAGATGAATGCCCCTTGAAACTGATGCACAATATTTCTGTCAGCTACAGCTCTCTTGACCCTGTAAACTCTATCCCAGCTTCAGAGTACTTATAGAAGGAAGTCTTTTAGAACTAATTTTGAGAGATTGTACAGTTTAAGCACAAGCATGCAGTTTCAAATCACATTCAACAAGCTAATGAAACTGTGATTCAATATGGCTAACTTATTGCTCTGTGAGGATTCAGGGGCAGCAAAGGCTCTCACCACCAGAGTTGATTTACTGGCCTCCCTGTGGGATCCAGGTCTCAAGATGCGATGCCTCCATGTAATCCTGAAGCGACCTGCCACACCTTCCACCCTCCAGACTAGAGATCTGCAAGGGGCTTATACCACGCCTGCTCTCTGAGCTaagctgagaaaacagaagccacaGATGGTGAGAGGGTACCTCCAGGCAGGAGAAACCACAGGTAAGACTCCTCTGTGAAtcatcaggaaaaagaaaagggcacATGACTTATTAGAACATAAGAAGAATTAATACGAGTCATGCACTTAAAGCAGTGCCTAAATGTAgatagtactcaataaatgtgattGTCTTCACCTGGGCTGTTAAACAGACTTTTGACTGTtgcctctctttctcctcttctttcctatGTTTCTTGCCCTTTATTTCGTTATTTTTTATATCATAGAAATAGAATCAATAATATCAGAAGACATTAGCTAATGAGAATAGGACAGAGTAGAAATAAGACTGCAGTAGAGTAATAAAAccttaatgaatgaaaaaataggaGATGAAGAAAAAGTAGCAATAGGTTTAGAACTAGTGAAATAGGTGAGAATGCTGCTACAAAAGTCAAAGGAGATATTTGGAAAAAGACACTGGATTTatatcaaaaaaagacaaagattgaaTATTAAGCATTACATTTATACAACAGAGTTCATTTTTAGCCTTTGTGAGAACAGTATTGATAGTGAGATTTGTATGAAAGGCAGATTTAAATGTGCTGAAAACTGAATGGGAGTGGGAAAATGGAGGCAGGAAAAATTAGAGTTACCCATGAATTAATATATATTCCGTCATCAAGGGAAGATTAGCTGTGTGGGAGCAGTCTGCAGAATTGGGCTAAGGAAAGGATATCATGTATCACGATGTTCTTAAATCTTGCTTTAGTTACCCTCAACAACTCTGAACATTTATTTGAGTAGAATTTGGATTAAATGGGCAAAGAGATACTATttctaatgtttctttttctccctgagTGAAGATCCTGAATCTGAAGACACATTCATCAGTCATGCCCCAGGTGATTACCACCACACAAGAAAGCATCTACTTCAGCCTCACGGGCATCCCTGGATTTGAGGCCTCCCACATCTGGATCTCCATCCCCATCTGCTGTCTCAACACCATCTCCATCATGGGCAATACCACCATCCTCACTGTCATTTGCACAGAGCCATCTCTCCACCAGCCCATGTATCTGTTTCTCTCCATGCTGGCACTGACGGACCTGGGTCTTACCCTCACCACCCTACCCCCAGTCATGCAGCTTCTCTGGTTCAATGTTCATAGAATCAGCTCTGAGGCCTGTATTGCTCAGTTCGTCTTCCTTCATGGATTCTCCTTTATGGAGTCTTCTGTCCTCCTGGCTATGTCCTTTGACCGCTATGTGGCCATGTGCTGTCCCCTCCATTATGCCTTCATCCTCACCAATGAAGTCATTGGTAAAATTGGGTTAGCCATCATTTGCCACTGTGTTCTGGCagttcttccctcccttttcttacTCAAGCGACTGCCTTTCTGCCACTCCCATCTTCTCTCTCACTCCTAAAAACTCCACCAGGATATGATCCGCCTGGTCTGTGCTGACATCAGGCTGCTCAACAGCTGGTATGGATTTGCTCTTGCCTTCCTCATTATTATCATGGATCCTCTGCTCATTGTGATCTCCTATACACTTACTCTGAAAAATATCGGGCACAGCCACCTGGGCTGAGCGACTCCATGCCCTCAATAACTGCCTCTCCCACATTCTAGCTGTCCTGGTCCTCTACATTCCCACGGTTGGTGTATCTATGACTCATCGCTTTGCCAAGCATGCCTCTCCACTGGTCCATGTTATCATGGCCAATATCTACCTGCTGGCACCCCCAGTGATGAACCCCATCATTTATAGTGTAAAGAACAAGCAGATCCAACGGGGAATGTTAAATTTCCTTTCCCTCAAAAATATGCATTCAAGATGAGGGAATGCATTTCTTAAATTACTGAGAAGTATGAGTCATAGGCTTAAGGGGGGAATATATTCAGAATtaggaaactataaaataaaacttcatcaTAATATTAAGGCAGTATGACATGTCCCTGGCTTTCAGCATGGAATTTTTGGCTGAGGTGAGCTAGCAGCAGTGATTCTATACAAAAGAGATATGGATCTGAATTGATAAAATTCTAGCACATCTTAACAGCTATCCCAATGGGAGGAGTTTAATCGATTGAGTAAAGTTCCCTCGAAGCTTATCGTTCTTTCTGGATATTTTTCTCTCCTATGGGCTTATTTAAACTTAAACTCCCAGAAGTTTAAAGGAAATCTTGTTGTTGCCCCATCACCTATTCTCTTAGGCAGTTCCATTTAGGCATTTGGTAAACTTTAGATCTTTTGTTCTGGATCACTCTAACAGGTGATCGGACTTTCCTTTGCAAAGGAATGATAACATTTTGAGGGACGATAGACACATCAAGTTTTTCTGCCATTCAGATTTACCTAATTAACACCAGCACTTACCTACTCTGAATTAGGTAAATTCAGATTTACCTAACTAACACCCAAGTAATTTAGGTTAATTTACCTAATAAACACTCAGCAAACAAAATGAACATATGCAAGAAGTCTAACATTAGTGTATGGTTTTAAGACTTTTCACAGCTCCTACCTTGCTAGAGTTTTTCAGTATTCAGAATTCAAACTTCCTTCTTGTGggaagaaaaactcattttttttttctgaccagaGCAgactttttttgtacttttatgttcTTAATGTAGCTCTGCTTCTTACGGGCAGATTCCCTTGGGCATCGTGAATTTTTCACGAGCAAATGTTCTAGTACACTGATATGACCTTAAGGatcataaaaaaatattttgtggaaaCAAGATAAACTTTCCCAGAAATATCAGTTTGAAGAGACAATTATAAATTTGATCACAGCTTCTGATTGCTGGATTCATGGTGCAGGTGGTCAATATTGGGATCCACTTAGATTTGAATCAACATAGGCAGTGGGAGCACAGAGGAAGGTAGTGTTACAGAACTTTCTCCTTAGTTCCGCTAAAACTGAGCTCTTGTCACACAACCAGGAAGGATTAGGCTCATAGACTCAGAGAAGGGTgaggaaaatgaaatttattcagggaaaagagaaaaagaaaaaaaaaaaaaacctctcagcaAAGTGAGAGAGAGTCCTGCTACCAGGTTTCCCGACTTACAGATTGAATCTCAGGTcaccacacaggaagaggagaggcCAGGATATTCCTCCCTGCAAATGGCATGAAGTTCCTGAGGCTGCACCCTGTCCTCCCAAGACACAGGtaggcattattcagaaagaatcagtCAGGAAAAGTCAGGCTTCATCCAGGACCAACGGTCTGGTTTTTCAGCCTTTAGGCTTTTTTAGGGTtgaaggcagggtttcactggggacccttggctgcctcctgtctctaTAAGTAGCATTAGAAGTGAAAGGCAGGtcttggcacggtggctcacgactgtaatcccagcaccttgggaggccaaggcgggcagatcacgaggtcaagagatcaagaccatcctggctaacactgtgaaaccccgtctctactaaaaatataaaaaattagccaggcgtggtggtgggcgcctgtaatcccagctactcgggaggctgaggcaggaaaatggtgtgaacttggaaagtggagcttggagtgagccgagattgtgccactgcactccagcctgggcaaaagagcaacactccgtctcaaaaaaaaaaaaaaaaaaaaaaaaaaaaaggcagaaagcaaATACCAAAGGAATCTCTTTCTCTTCGTACATGCTTTCCtccttatttttctattattttttctctgctaGAGCCTAAAgattagcatttttcttttcatagaaaCATGAGTCTGCTGGCATAAATAAATTGCAAAATGGAATATGTGCATTCTCACAATAGAATTTAAGACCAGAAAATCCAAATCTGAAAAAAAGTCAAGAACATGGATAGAAATATGggtcaaaagaaaatttttgtcaATGTACAGGCTTGGAAATGCTCCAGAGCAGCATGTGGGGCAAATAAATTTTGGgattatgtcatttttttaaaagaagagcacACGCTACCATAAATAATGTCTTGATGACAGATATCTATCAATTCAATTTTGTGGTCAGAGATAAACTCCTCACAAGTCAAAACTTAACTAGAAATCTGATGAAGATTAAATCAAGTCATCTGCTTTATTATCTGTTGTTctcccttttctgtttcctttcttgaGATAAACTGTTTATTATCTTCTTcctttgcatgtgtgtgtggcgaGGGGAGGAGGGCTTTATGACTTTAAAACATCATGATATGTTTAGATTTTGAAatagatttcatttttgtaaatttttttaattgagaaatgtGTCTGCAAAATTATTGGGTACCTAAAATGCAAATAACTATACTGgtcatattttattatagaaatgtgtttattataaaatgtagagTATGATTCTAAGAATGTAATATTCTTTATATCTTATTGACcttctgtaaattattttaagcaaGCTATTTAAGAGGACATAAGATtggatattaattttttgaaatgttaaatggATCCATTAATTCAAATAGAAGATAGCCTAGGCTGCTACTGTAGAAGAAGGGACAAATTTTCAACCAAAGAATCATTTTGCAATAATTAGcgtaaaaagaaaagagacagaaaatttgaAGTTGCCAAGTAAGCAAATGGATGATCAAATTGCAATACAtccatacaatgcaatattatttggcaattaaAGAGGAATGAACTATCAAGCTGCACGAAGATGTTAATGAATCCAAAATGCatactgctaagtgaaagaagcctgtcTTAAAAGGCTAACAAAATACATGATTGTATTTATGTagaattctggaaaaggcaaaactatagcgAGTATGTCAATCAATGGTAGTCAAGGTTTTGGGGAAAGTGAAGTGCTGAATAGGTGAAGCtcgaggatttttttttttagggtggTGGAATCATTCTATCATATTGTCATGGTGCACACATAACACTGTGCACTTAACCAAAATCTATGGAATTTACAGCATTACAGGATGAAGTTTAatggaaacaaaatttaaaacttttttaagacATTATAGGATTACAGGATGAAATGCACAATGTGACCAGAAAAATCTTTCTTATagttattaaatatatgaaacaaccACACTGAAATaagtggggggggggggagttgctgacctaagtaactttggaaatagGTGAAATATGTTAGACTAAAGGCAAAAGGAAGTATAGTATGTACTCTACCCTACTTAATGAAGCAGTTTCTCATGGGGGTGTGGATTAACACTTCTGCAACCACTATACATGTGTTAGGGCACAAAAAAACAAGCCCCTACAGTATAGTTTTTTGGCATGTTGAGTGCTTTAAACAAAACTGAAAGTCTTATAAATAAGCCTCAAAaccaaggtctctctctgtctccctgtttTTCTCATCCCCTTTCTTATCTGAAGTTCCCTCATCTGATTAAAGAAAtttcctccagaaaaaaaaaaatgcaattatcttAAAACTCCTTTTCTAGGACTCTTATCAAATAACCAGGAAAGACTAACCACAGGTGAAAAGAGACTAAGGTCAGTTGTCATCACATCCAGATAAACTTTCCATCTATTCTTCTGAAGACAACATTGAGAGATTACCTGGGAGACATTATCTGCATGATGAGACAACCTTTGTTCACAGTGAAGTTCCACTAATCACCTCTTCCCATCACCTCCCCCAAAGCGCAGAGGAACTTTGTCCTAGTCCATTGTTCTTTTGAGTTATTCATTTCCCCTGGAAATTCTTTACTTCCCCTCACAATTGCTTacatttccccttctccttctcccctaTGAAGATGGTATATATCAACCATCcaacctttcttttgagtctCATATTTTATATGGCTCCCATGCATATGCACATTAATAAATTCATATGCCTTTTATCCTCTTAATCTGTCTGTTGTCAGTCATTCCAGTGAATCTTCACAGAGAATGAAAGTGAAGCGTTCTCCCTGCCCCTACATATGTGTGCTGAAATTGAACAGTTAGATAAATGAATGACAGATGGCATGAGCCAGGTTTTTCAGAGTTAAAGCAGAAGGTTACAGACACAAGGGGAAAAGCTTTGAATAAACCATGAATTAGAGTTGAAGACATCAGTATGATGTCATTTTAGCCTAATATAGATGCAGATAGgcacagaaatatttatagattttgtATATGCACAGTTTAGTATGctgacatatttttttttgctctgtaaGCTAGAAGCACCTAGAAGTGATGACAACCCAATAGGAACAAACACATGAATTAACATAAAGCTGAATatctttggaaataattttaacttatCTGACAAAACCAGCATAGAAAATATTGAAGCTCAAAATTTAGATTTCGCtgagaaaaataaacctaaaacttctggtaattaaaatgtttttctagcaTTATATTTCATACAGGAatgatattagaaaataaaaacaacttcaactatttttaaacatcaaatttaaattatgtacatttttattgcAAAGAATTATGATACAGTGAATACTAAAATagtttcaaatataaatatacattgcATGGTCAAAACTTTTTGatagagataaaataaaattttcagttaGAGGAAAAAGGTACTGATGTAAAATATCTGACTGTTAAAGAACATGTTCATGTATTCTTAAATTCATGTCAGatatcaaaacattacatgtTTAGATTTTCTTGGATATTTAAAGATGTGATACAacaatttactttaaatatatttataatactgtATATCCTAAAAGGCATGCTCAACAGCTAAGTAAATTtatcataaaaaatttaaatatcaatcTGAATATTCTTGAGAAGGTACAAGTGTACCTTGGAGATAATATGGGTACAGTTTCAGACAGCCACAATAA from Nomascus leucogenys isolate Asia chromosome 15, Asia_NLE_v1, whole genome shotgun sequence encodes the following:
- the LOC100606704 gene encoding LOW QUALITY PROTEIN: olfactory receptor 51Q1 (The sequence of the model RefSeq protein was modified relative to this genomic sequence to represent the inferred CDS: inserted 2 bases in 1 codon; substituted 1 base at 1 genomic stop codon); this translates as MPQVITTTQESIYFSLTGIPGFEASHIWISIPICCLNTISIMGNTTILTVICTEPSLHQPMYLFLSMLALTDLGLTLTTLPPVMQLLWFNVHRISSEACIAQFVFLHGFSFMESSVLLAMSFDRYVAMCCPLHYAFILTNEVIGKIGLAIICHCVLAVLPSLFLLKRLPFCHSHLLSHSXKLHQDMIRLVCADIRLLNSWYGFALAFLIIIMDPLLIVISYTLTLKNIXGTATWAERLHALNNCLSHILAVLVLYIPTVGVSMTHRFAKHASPLVHVIMANIYLLAPPVMNPIIYSVKNKQIQRGMLNFLSLKNMHSR